In Syntrophales bacterium, a genomic segment contains:
- a CDS encoding ferritin family protein — translation MEKRLHTLKVALDNEMKEREFYLKNAGRTSDPLGRAMFQQIADEEVEHYERLKQLKENWEKQGKWPDTLPLTVKGTAVKDILKEMVEKVSQMEAGDDDDLKAIRTAIAFEAQGATFYARLRDEVSEPKEKAFFNLLADIEHEHFVSLRDTEEFLTDPASWYRKRESTSLDGA, via the coding sequence ATGGAAAAACGTTTGCATACTCTGAAGGTCGCTCTTGATAACGAGATGAAGGAGCGTGAGTTCTATCTCAAAAATGCCGGAAGAACCAGCGATCCCCTCGGTAGGGCTATGTTTCAGCAGATAGCGGATGAAGAAGTGGAGCACTACGAAAGATTGAAGCAACTCAAGGAGAATTGGGAAAAGCAGGGGAAATGGCCTGATACCCTTCCCCTTACGGTAAAAGGTACAGCCGTAAAAGACATATTGAAGGAAATGGTCGAAAAAGTCTCCCAGATGGAGGCAGGAGATGACGACGACCTGAAGGCGATCCGAACAGCGATCGCCTTCGAGGCCCAGGGGGCAACGTTCTATGCCCGGCTTCGGGACGAAGTCTCAGAGCCAAAAGAAAAAGCATTCTTTAATCTCCTGGCCGATATTGAACACGAGCACTTTGTGTCCCTCAGAGACACCGAGGAGTTTTTGACCGATCCCGCCTCCTGGTATCGCAAGAGGGAAAGCACATCCTTAGACGGGGCCTGA
- a CDS encoding AAA family ATPase — MIEGFKEVVLEAVREGKDILSVIVGQEDAKEKILASILAGHHILIEGPPGIGKTTLTKHIASALPPVQGVKDCPYHCNPTAPVCPTCRLKATTEQSLETEQVSGVKRFVRIQGSPDLTAEDLLGDIDPSMAFKYGPQDYRAFTPGKLLRGNRGVVFFDEINRVPEKLQNALLQVLEEGIATIGPYDVDYPANFIMVATMNPREHAGVEELSDVLLDRFDVVKMTYPETSEREKEILKRYGLTFDGIEIPESAIDAIVKLVRATREEPWSKELEQGASVRAGLSLYEKVQALALLNSRKRGDIDDIRKMATSALGSRVKTSPDSRFYEDAFGFIEELTEKVLGTLGTEV, encoded by the coding sequence ATGATTGAAGGTTTCAAGGAAGTAGTTTTAGAAGCGGTAAGAGAGGGGAAGGACATCCTTTCGGTAATTGTTGGGCAGGAAGATGCAAAAGAGAAGATACTGGCCTCCATCCTCGCCGGCCACCATATATTGATTGAAGGGCCGCCGGGGATTGGCAAGACAACTCTTACCAAGCACATCGCTTCGGCCCTGCCACCAGTGCAGGGGGTAAAGGATTGTCCTTACCATTGTAATCCCACAGCGCCTGTATGTCCGACGTGCAGATTAAAAGCAACGACGGAACAGTCTCTGGAAACGGAACAGGTAAGCGGAGTGAAAAGGTTTGTCCGTATTCAAGGTTCCCCGGACCTTACCGCCGAAGACCTGTTGGGCGATATTGACCCCAGTATGGCTTTCAAGTATGGTCCCCAGGATTACCGCGCCTTTACTCCCGGGAAGCTGCTCCGGGGTAACCGGGGGGTGGTTTTTTTTGACGAGATCAACCGCGTTCCCGAAAAGTTACAGAATGCCCTGCTTCAGGTTCTGGAAGAAGGTATAGCTACCATCGGTCCGTATGACGTGGATTACCCGGCTAACTTTATTATGGTGGCGACCATGAATCCCCGTGAACATGCGGGGGTGGAGGAGTTATCCGATGTGCTCCTGGATCGTTTCGATGTTGTAAAGATGACCTATCCTGAAACATCGGAGAGAGAGAAAGAAATCCTGAAAAGATACGGTTTGACGTTCGACGGGATAGAAATTCCGGAAAGCGCCATAGACGCCATCGTGAAACTTGTGCGGGCAACCCGTGAGGAGCCATGGAGCAAAGAATTAGAGCAGGGGGCCAGTGTAAGGGCAGGACTTTCCCTGTATGAGAAAGTCCAGGCTCTGGCTTTGCTGAACAGCCGGAAAAGGGGTGATATTGACGACATCAGGAAAATGGCAACATCGGCGCTGGGAAGCCGGGTCAAGACCTCGCCTGATTCCAGATTTTATGAGGATGCTTTTGGCTTTATAGAAGAGCTGACCGAGAAAGTACTGGGAACACTGGGAACAGAGGTATGA
- a CDS encoding AAA family ATPase, giving the protein MSRRGFTIALSGKGGVGKTMLASLLVRNLARKGYVLAIDADPDSNLPQALGMTYKKSIGDVREAIVNAPARSPIAADKAGVFERSLHELVEEGNSIDLIVMGRSEGPGCYCAIGHILRQVIDSKAANYDFTVIDCEAGLEHLSRNTTRDVDIMVVVAEPTLNGILTAKRVHELAKELNISFGRMMVVANKVTDETRDLIGKLASEHGLTIDAYLPFDPAVSCQDVNGLPMIQLPEDNPVSRSVEEFSKLILHLLDAEKVS; this is encoded by the coding sequence ATGAGCAGGCGGGGTTTTACCATTGCCCTATCGGGTAAAGGTGGCGTGGGAAAGACGATGCTGGCCTCCCTGTTAGTGAGAAACCTGGCGCGGAAGGGATACGTTCTGGCAATAGATGCCGATCCCGACTCCAATCTGCCCCAGGCCCTGGGAATGACTTACAAAAAAAGCATCGGTGATGTCCGGGAAGCTATCGTCAACGCCCCGGCGCGCAGCCCCATTGCAGCGGATAAAGCAGGTGTCTTTGAAAGGTCCCTCCATGAGCTGGTAGAAGAGGGGAATTCTATTGACCTGATTGTCATGGGCCGGTCGGAGGGCCCGGGCTGTTACTGTGCTATAGGCCATATTTTAAGGCAGGTTATTGATTCTAAAGCGGCAAATTACGATTTTACCGTCATTGACTGCGAGGCGGGCCTGGAACATTTAAGCCGGAATACCACGCGTGATGTGGACATCATGGTGGTTGTCGCCGAACCTACCTTGAACGGTATACTTACGGCCAAAAGAGTACACGAACTGGCAAAGGAATTAAATATCTCCTTTGGTCGGATGATGGTAGTGGCTAATAAGGTAACGGATGAAACCAGAGACCTGATCGGAAAACTGGCATCGGAGCATGGTCTTACCATAGATGCCTACCTGCCCTTTGATCCTGCCGTAAGCTGTCAGGATGTAAATGGCCTACCCATGATTCAACTGCCGGAAGACAACCCGGTCTCCAGGAGTGTTGAAGAATTCAGTAAGTTAATCTTGCATTTACTTGACGCAGAAAAAGTGAGCTAA